Within Pseudomonas cichorii, the genomic segment AGCAGAGCGGCTGTCAGCAGCAACAGGCTGGCTTCTTCCCAGTCGAAGCCCTTGAGCATCGACAGGACTGCGCCCACCAGCAGCAGAATGACCGTCAGCATCCACGCCGCCGACAGGCGACGCCGCAAGCCTTGAGCCAGCAACAGGCACAGCACACCTACCAGACTGGCGCCAAAGTGCGAGGCGTTGATCAGGCGATGGGGAATCATGAAGCCGACGTTTTCCAGGCGGGTGTCGATTTCCGGTGTGGCGCCGGAGAACAACAGCACAACACCTGACAGAAATACCAGCAGCGCCAGGATCGGCGCGGCGAGCCCGGAGGCTACGCGCATGGCCTGGCGGGTGGGCAGCAGGCGCTGGGCTTCGGTAAAGAGCAGCGTCAGGCATGCCAGCAACAGTGGCAACACCACGTAGATCAGGCGATACAGCAGCAAGGCAGCCGCCAACGGCGCGGCGCCCAGTTCGTTGGCGAAGGCTGCCAGCAGAATCGCCTCGAAAACCCCTACGCCGCCCGGTACATGACTCAGTACGCCTGCGGCCAGGGCCAGCAGGTAGATGAGGATGAAAGCACCCAGCGGCGGTGCTGACGGCAGCAGCAGGTAAAGCACCATGGCTGCGGCGACCACGTCCAGAGCGGTGATGACCAGCTGTATCAGCGTCAGGCGCAGGTCGGGAAGACGCAAGGTGCGTCGGCCGGCCCTGACCAGAATATTGTGGGGAATGGTCTGTTCCGGCAGACGACGGCGATAGACCGCAACCGCCAGCAGAACGCTGGCGACCAGCACCGCGGTAGCGATAACGGCCAGTACATCCACCGGCAGTTTCAGTGCCAGTGACGCGCCGGACAGGTTACTCAGGGTTGCTACTGCTGCCAGTGGTGGCAAGGCGCAGCCCAGCGACAGGCTGGCGAACAGGGTCATGCGGGCGATTTCCATCGCCCCGATGCCATGACGCGAATACAGTCGGTAACGCACCGATCCGCCGGAGAGCATGGAAAGGCCCACGGCATTGCCAATCGCAAAAGAGGTAAAGCCCCCAAGCAGCAAGGTGCGGGTCGGCAGGTTGACGTTGGCGTAACGGCTGGCGGACAGCTCGTAGCCCATCAAGATGACGAAGCCGATGATCGCAGCCAGCAGAGCGCCACCCAGCGATGGAAGGGGCACGGCGAACAGCGAGTCGCGCAGCGCAAAGAAGTCCATCTCGATCAGCATGTGTCGACAGGCGATCAAGGCCATGCCGAAAAGCAGCAGCATGACGGCCAAACCGATGGGTTGCCGGTACTTGCTGAGCAGTTCCAGCCAGCGGAAGCGGACAGGTTTTATCGAACTATTTGCAGCAACTGCTTCGTTGGTATCTGACGGGTTGTCGCGCATCAATCACTCCTTGGATCGTGCGCGACAGGATGGAGGTATGCAGCCAAGTTACCAATCCCTACGCAAAAAATATTTCGAGATGTTATCGCGTCAACGTCTCATGGGCGAACTGCTAATGGCTTGAGCGGGTACCGTTCAGCTTTGATTCAGCTTAGGCGTATGTAACAAAAATGACTACGTTGTGTCATGCCGTATTGAAGAGTGACTGGGGCGCCGGGCATGACGATCGCGTGCCGATCTTTCCTACTACGTCTCGTAATGATTCTATCGGCAGCCCATCGAAAAACTGTCGGACACAGAAATATTACGTTACGTACGTGATGATAGGGTTTCAGGGGGGAGGGGAAATAGTCTTTTTTTGTCAGACAGTTAGCATGGCTGGTCCCATGCTTTTTCAGCAGGCACAAAAAAGGCCAATCTTTCGATTAGCCTTCTTTGATGTTGGTTGCGGGAGCCGGATTTGAACCGACGACCTTCGGGTTATGAGCCCGACGAGCTACCAGGCTGCTCCATCCCGCGTCTGTGTGGCGGCATTCTACAGCCGAATCCAGAAGTGTCAACCTTTAATGCAGAAAACATGAAAATTAATACTGTTTGCTGCTGGTTGACGGATGTTGGCATCAGAATGCAAAAGGCCCGCTTTGTGGGCGGGCCTTCTACTTTACTGCATTTGGTTGCGGGAGCCGGATTTGAACCGACGACCTTCGGGTTATGAGCCCGACGAGCTACCAGGCTGCTCCATCCCGCGTCTGATAGGGCGGCATTCTACAGGGGAAGCTGATCCTGTCAATCATTAGTTTCAAAAAATGCTTTTTTCTTCAAATGGTTAGCGCTGTAAGGCCAGTGCTACAGGAGATATGACGGTTTGTCTGACAATCCGAAAGGGCAGTGGTGTAGGGAGCGCACGCTTTTCTGATGCATTCATTTGGCGTCATGAGTGTCACTTCCTGATACCAGTGCGATACTGCACGACCATTGATTGCAAATCGCCGTTCATGACTCAGCGCAAAATCATCCACATCGATTGTGACTGCTTCTATGCAGCCATCGAAATGCGAGACGACCCGAGCCTAGCCACCAAGCCGCTGGCTGTCGGCGGGTCGCCGGACAAGAGAGGGGTGATTGCGACCTGTAATTATGAAGCACGAGCCTATGGGGTGCGTTCGGCGATGTCCTCGCGTCACGCCTTGAAGCTGTGCCCGGAGCTGACCATCGTCAAGCCGCGCATGGATGCCTATAAGGAAGCGTCCCGGGAAATTCAGGGCATCTTTCGTGATTACACCGACCTGATCGAGCCGCTGTCGCTGGACGAGGCGTTTCTGGATGTCTCCGATGCCAGTCATTTTTCCGGCAGTGCGACCCGTATCGCCCAGGATATCCGGCGTCGGGTTTCAAATCAGTTGCACATCACGGTCTCGGCTGGCGTTGCGCCCAACAAGTTTCTTGCCAAGATTGCCAGTGACTGGAAGAAGCCCAACGGTTTGTTCGTGATTACTCCGGATCAGGTCGAGGATTTTGTCGAATCCCTGCCGGTCAGCAAGTTGCATGGTGTCGGCAAGGTGACGGCTGACAAGCTGGGGCGGCTGGGCATCATCACCTGCATGGACTTGCGTCGCTGGAGCAAGTTGTCGCTGGTGCGCGAGTTCGGCAGTTTTGGTGAGCGGCTCTGGAGTCTGGCGTTCGGGATCGATGAGCGTCCCGTGCAGACGGACAGCAGGCGTCAGTCCGTGAGCGTCGAAAATACCTACGATACGGATTTACCCGATCTGGCCAGTTGCCTGGAAAAACTGCCGGCATTGCTGGAAACCCTGGCTGTGCGCATGGAGCGAATGGCCGGGCAATATCGTCCCGGCAAGCCATTCGTGAAAGTGAAATTCCATGATTTTACCCAGACCACGCTGGAGCAGTCGGGGGCAGGGCGGGATC encodes:
- the dinB gene encoding DNA polymerase IV, coding for MTQRKIIHIDCDCFYAAIEMRDDPSLATKPLAVGGSPDKRGVIATCNYEARAYGVRSAMSSRHALKLCPELTIVKPRMDAYKEASREIQGIFRDYTDLIEPLSLDEAFLDVSDASHFSGSATRIAQDIRRRVSNQLHITVSAGVAPNKFLAKIASDWKKPNGLFVITPDQVEDFVESLPVSKLHGVGKVTADKLGRLGIITCMDLRRWSKLSLVREFGSFGERLWSLAFGIDERPVQTDSRRQSVSVENTYDTDLPDLASCLEKLPALLETLAVRMERMAGQYRPGKPFVKVKFHDFTQTTLEQSGAGRDLASYEQLLTQAFARGAKPVRLLGIGVRLHDLRGAHEQLELFTQ